The Streptomyces cathayae DNA segment GGTCGCAGCTGCCCAAGCTGCTGCGCGGCGCGGACCTGGAGTGGTTCCAGAAGATCTACGACGAGCTGACGGGCGTCGGCGTCCCCGGCGAACTCGCCACCCGCGTGGCCGGCTTCTCCTCCGCGTTCGCGGCGATCGACATCGTCTCGGTGGCCGACCGCATGGGCAAGGAGCCGCTGGACGTCGCCGAGGTGTACTACGACCTCGCCGACCGGCTCTCCATCACCCAGCTGATGGACAGGATCAGTGAGCTGCCCCGCGCGGACCGCTGGCAGTCCATGGCCCGCGCGGCGATCCGCGAGGACCTGTACGCGGCGCACGCGGCGGTGACGGCCGAGGTGCTGGCGCAGGGCAACGGCACGGCGTCACCGCAGCAGCGGTTCCAGGTGTGGGAGGAGAAGAACGAGGCCCTCCTCGGCCGGGCCCGCACCACTCTGGAGGAGATCCGCAGCTCGGACACGTTCGACCTGGCCAACCTGTCCGTGGCGATGCGGACGATGCGCACGCTGCTGCGTCCGCACGCGTAGGCCGCGGCGCCGGCCCGGCGCTGACGCACACGGGGGTGCCCCGGACCATCGGGTCCGGAGCACCCCCGTGGTGTGCTCGGGGTGCCCCGGAGCGGATGGGGTGTTAAGGCTCTGAGGGTGAGTGTCCGTCCTGCCCGCTCCGCTCGCCCCGCCCGATCCGGCCGGCCCGGCCGTTCTGCCGGTACCCGGTGGTCCGTCCTGCCCGGGGGGACCGGCAGGCCGCGTGCCGCGCCCCGGCCGGCGGACATCGCCCGCACCGCCGTCCAGGTCGCCGCCGGGCTGACCCTGGTCCTGCTGCTCGCGGTGATCGTCCGCCTCCCGTGGGCCGGCGACCTCGGCATGCACGCGGCGACCCTGCAACGCCTGCGGCACGACCTGGCCGACCCCGGCAACCCCCTGGTCGACGCGGACACGCAGAGCCCGTACTACTCGCCGTGGACCGTGCTGCTCGGCGGCCTCGCCCGGCTGTCGGGGCTGTCGGGGCTGTCGGTCTTCGTGGTGCTGCGGCTCGCCGCCCTGGCCGGACTCGCGCTGCTGGTGACGGGCGTATGGCGCTACGTACGGGCACTGACCGCACGCGGAACGGCCCGCGGGACCGGGACCCCGGCCGCGCACGGGGCCCCGGCCGCGCACGGGACCCCGGCCGCATACGGGGCGGGGCCGCGGGCCGTCTTCGCGCTCGCCCTGCTGAGCCTGCTGTTCCTGTGGGGCACGACCCCGTTCCTGTGGAGCGGCTTCCCGGGCCTCCACTCGCTCGCGCTGACGGTCTCCTACCCGAGCACCCTCGCCCTCGGCCTCGCCTTCCACCTCTGGGCCTGGCTGACGGCCGCGCTGCGCCGCCGGGCCGGGTGGGGAACGTGGGCGGGGCTGGGCACGCTGTGGGCGGTGATCCTGCTGTGCCACCAGTTCACCGGCGTCGTGGCCACGCTCGGCGCCCTCGCCACGGTGCTGTCGGCCCGGCCCGCGCGGCTGCCGCGGGCGGTGTGGCCGCGGCTCGGCGCCGGACTGCTGCTGGGCGTCCTCGTGCTGTGGGCCTGGCCGTACTACGACTTCTTCGCGCTGACGGGCGCCGGCGCCCGACTGGAGTCGGTGCACCGGGAGCTGTACCGGGACCTGCCGGCCCGGTTCGGGCTCGTGCTGCTCGGCGTGGCCGCGCTGGCGGTGCGGTGGCGGCGCGACCGGTGGGACCCGCTCGCGCTGTTCTTCGCGCTGGGCGCGCTGGTCTTCGCGGCGGGCTGGCTGACCGGCCACCACGCGTGGGGGCGCGCCCTGCCCGCCGTGCTGATCCCGGCGCAGCTCGCGGCCGCCCTGGAGACGTTCGGCGCGGCACGGCGCACACTGCGCGCCGGGTGGGCCGTCGTCCTGGCCGGTGCGCTGGCCGTCGGCGCGTGGGCACAGGCGGGAGCGGTGGGCTACGTCGTCCCGCGCGACGCGCTGCCCCGGGTGGCCGAGGCCCGGTACCGGGAGCCGTGGACGGGGTACCACTGGATGACACCGTGGGTGGAGTACGGGGACGTCGTCATGGCCGAGACGGAACCGGCCCGCCGGATTCCCGCGTACGGGCCCTACACGGTCGCCCCCGGTTACCCCGACTTCTTCCTGCCGGACGAGAAGCGCAGGGCGGCGGCCACGGAGCGGTACTTCGCACCGAGCACACCGCAGCGGGTGCGCCGGGGCATCGAGCGGACGTACGGAGTGCGGTGGGTGGTGGACACGACGGGCACGCTGCACGACACCGGGCTGCGGGCCGTGACCCGGGGACCGGAGGGCCAGACGCTCTACGCGGTGCGCTGACCGGGCACCTCACCGACCCAGCGCGTTCGCCACCGGACGGGCCAGCCGCCGTACCGCCGGGCGGATCACCCGGGCCGTCACCCCCACGGGCTCCCAGCGGATCTGCAGGCGGCCCGCGCCGTGGCCCTCCGGTTCGACGGTGACGCGGTGCGGGGCCGTGCCACGGCGGTACGGGACACGGGCGGTGAACGGGGCGAAGGCCAGGGGCGCCAGCAGGGGACCCGTGTTGCCCTGCCCCCGGAGGGTGAGGCGGAGCAGCGGATGGCGCACCCCGGCGAACCCGCCCAGCGGCAGGGAGGCGGCCGCCGGGTCGAGGCCGACGCGGCCCTCGAAGACACCGGGACGGACGAGGGAGAGGCGGAAGGGCACGGTGAGGCGGCGCCGGCCGGGAGAGAGGAGGAGGGTCGCGCGCTGCGGGCCGAGCGGGAGGCGCAGCGCCGGATCGTAGGTACGCACCGTCAGTTCGACCGGTCCGCCGAGGCCTCGGGCGATGTCCGTGATCTCGTGCCGGAACAGGGCGGTGGGGAAGGGACGGACGTCCGGTTCCAGGTCGGAGAGGTCCAGTTCGGCGCGGGCGGCGGCGGACGCGGGAATCCGGTCGCCCCAGTAGGCGCGGCCGTCCGGGCCCACGGTCAGCTGCCTCGGGGCGATGTCGTGGCCCAGACCGCGGGCCGCCTGCCGGACCTCGGACAGGCGGCGGTCGCGGAGCAACTGGAGGACGACCCGTTCGGCGCGCGGGAGGCGGGCGTACGCGCCGGGCGACAGCGTCTCCAGGTACGGGTTCAGCAGGTCCGCGAAGCCCGCGAGCCACTCGTCGTCCCGGTGGGGCAGGTCGCCCGTGTACATCCGGACGTCGTGCTTGAGGAACTTGTGGTCCTTGTCCGCACGCAGCGACGCGTGCCCGCTCTCGACGAGGAAGGCGTCGATGAGGTGCTGGACGTGGACCCGGTCGCGGACGTTGGCCGGCTTGTGCCGCTGGTTGGAGATGGACGCCGACTCCTGGGCGGCGTAGGGCGTGATGTACCAGAGGTACACCGGCTCCGGGACGATCGTGAACCTCCTCGCCAGGCAGTACGCCTGCGCCGAGAACAACTGGTCCTCGTAGTGGATGCCCTCGGGGAAACGCAGGCCGTGCCGGTCGAGGAAGGCCCGGGAGTACATCTTGCCGGTCGACAGGTGCTCGAAGAACAGCCGCGGATCGGCCTCGATGCCGTCCAGGGTGCGGCGCTCGCGCACCAGGTGCGGCATCCAGGTGGAGCGGCGGCCGGTGTCGGTGCGGACACGCCGGATCGCGCCCATCGCGAAGTCGATGTCCCGTTCGCGGTGGGCGGCGAGCAGCAACGCCACGGCGTCCTGGGGGAGTTCGTCGTCGCTGTCGAGGAACATCAGATACGGTGCGCGGGCGGTCTCCAGGGCGCGGTTGCGGGGCGCGCTGCAGCCGCCGCTGTTGTACGGCAGGCGCAGATACCGGATACGCGGGTCCGCAGCCACCAACCGCCGTGCCACCTCGGGGGTCTCGTCCGTCGAGTGGTCGTCGCTGACGACGATCTCGAGGTCGCGGTGGGTCTGCCGGCGGACCGACTCGACCGCGCGGGGGAGGCGTTCGGCGTCGTTGTGGACGATGACCGTCACGGTGACGTCGGGTACGGGGGGCGCGTCGGATGCTTCTCGAGGGCTGTGCTCCTCGGCGGGTGGCTTCATCAGGAGCTCGCCTCCTCGGGGTCGGGCGCCGGGGTGCGCTCCTCCAGGGGCAGCACCGGCGGCAGCGACTCCTCGTCCTGGCCGAGGAAGACCCGGCGCACGACGCGTTCGGCGGCGCGGCCGTCGTCGTACTCGCAGAACCGGCGCCGGAAGACGGCCCGCGCCTTCGCCGCGCTCGCGTCGCGCCAGGCGTCGGTGGTGAGGATCCCGGTCAGCTCCTCCTGGGTGCGGGCCACCGGACCCGGCGCCTCGGCCGTCAGGTCGAAGTAGACACCGCGCGTCTGCCGGTAGACGTCCCAGTCGTCGGCGTGGATCACCAGGGGGCGGTCCAGGTTGGCGTAGTCGAACATGATCGACGAGTAGTCGGTGACCAGCAGGTCGGCGGCCAGGCACAGGTCCTCGACCGGGTCGTAGGAGGAGACGTCCACGATGCGGGCGCCGCGGCCGCCGCGCCGCAGCGAGGTGAGGGGGGAGGTGCTCCCGGCGGTCCCGGCGCCTCCGTCGTAGAAGTAGTGGCCTCGCACCAGCAGGACGGTCTCCTCGCCGAGGCGGTCGGCGAGCGCGGCGAGGTCCAGGTGGGGGACCCAGCCGGCCTCGTAGTCGCGGTGCGTGGGCGCGTACAGCACGGCCCGGCGGCCGGGGGCGATACCGAGGCGTGCGCGGATCGCGCGGACGTCGTCGGCGCCGGCCGTGTAGTAGACGTCGTTGCGCGGATAGCCGTAGTCGAGCGAGACGTGGCGGGACGGGTACGCCCGCTGCCACATGCGGGTGGTGTGGCTGTTGCCGGAGAGGCTGTAGTCCCACTTGTCGACGCGCTCCAGCAGGGCCTGGAAGTCCAGGCCCCGGGCGGCGGCCGGGAACGGCATCTGGTCCACGCCCATGCGCTTGAGCGGGGTGCCGTGGTGGGTCTGGAGGTGGACGGCGTCGGGGCGTTTGACCACGGTGTCCGGGAAGTTGACGTTGTTGACGAGGTACTTCGCGGTGGCGAGCACCTCCCCGTAGCGGCGGGTGCCGGGCACCACATGGTCCGTGCCGGGCGGGAGCAGGGCGGCGTGGTGGGCGGTCACCACCCACACCGGGTGGATCCACGGGGCGAGTTCGGCGAGCGCGGCGGCGATCGCGGCCGGATTGCAGGCGACGCCGCGGTTCCAGTACGCCGAGAACACCGCCAGTTCCGGGTCGACGGGGCGGCGCAGGGCCCGGCGGTAGTGGTGGTCGCCGAGCAGGGTGCCGAGCCGCCGCCCGCCGGTGCGCGCCGCGGACCCGGCGGCACGGCGGGTGCGGTGGGCGGCCCGGAGGGCGCGGTACCGGGTGTAGGCGCCCTCCTCGAGCAGCGAGCGCCGGACGCCCTCGAGGCCGACCGGGTTCCGGTGGCCCTCGGGGCGGTGCCGTACGGCGGCCAGTGAGGCACGGCGGAAGAACTCCCGGGCGACCGGCTCGGGCATGCCGCCGCGGGCGAAGGCGCGCAGACAGTCGCCGACCATGAGCTCGTACAGCACGTCGTGGACGGCGGGGCGGTCACCGGCGAGGCCGAGGAGGGCTTCGTAGTGCTCGACGAGGGCGTAGCGCTGTTCGGGGGTGACCGGGGGGAGCGCGGCGGGACGCAGCCGCCGTTCCTCGTGGGCGACGCGGGGCAGACAGGCGACGCGGTCGGCGAGCAGGAGGGCGGCACGGGCGGCGTACGGCTCGTCGAACGGGGTGCCGTCCGGGGCTCCGGCCGCGGTGAGCCGGGTGCGGTGGGTCCGCCAGAAGGCGGCGCGCAGGACGCGGGTGCCGAGCAGCGGGGTGAGGCGCAGCAGGCGCGCGCAGTCGTCGAGGGCGAGGTCGGCGCGGCCCGCGCGGACGAGCAGGGGGCCGTCGGGGGAGGGCAGGCCGGAACTGTGCCAGGTGCTGCGGACGTGGTCCAGGAGCAGGACGTCCACGGTGTCGGGGAGCCGGGCGAGGTGCTCGGCGACGGTTCGCGGGCCGCCGGGCGGCAGGCCGTCCTTGGCGGGGACGAAGTGCAGCCAGCGGCCGGTGGCCAGGTCCGCCCCCGCCACCCGGGCCGCCGCGTCGGAGGTGCCGTCGGGCAGGGGCAGCACCTGGACGTCGGGGGTGTGCCGCTCGGCTGTCTCCCGGGCCCAGTCGCCCACGGCGGCGACGATGACCTCGATGTCCGGGGAGGGGGAGGTTCCAGAGGCGGCGAGGGCGGTGGGGGAGCAGAGGGAGGCGAGGAGGCCGGTCAGATGGTCCTGGGTGTTCGGCCCGTGGACGATGACGCTGAGCTCGGGCATCTCGGGGCTCCTTCGTCTCGTCACCGATCCGGGCGTTCCCTTCGGTCATATTGGCATCAATGCGGCGAAGGGGCTGCCCGGAGACGGACGGGCGACGCCTCAGGAGGGAGCGGTGGCGGCCTCCGGATCGGTCACCGTCGTGGGCGCGGTCGGGGCCTTCGGATCGGTCCCGGTCTTCGGCTCGATCCCGGTCTTCGGCTCGGTTGCAGCCTCCGGCTTGGGCTTCGGTTTGGGCTTGCGGGCCTTGTCCGGACCGCCGGTGAACGCCTCGTACTCCTTGAGCACCTCGTCGGTGGGCCCGTCCATCCGCAGCTCACCGCGCTCCAGCCACAGCACGCGCTCGCAGGTGTCCCGGATCGACTTGTTGCTGTGGCTGACCAGGAACACCGTCCCGGCCTCCTTGCGCAGCTCCCGGATGCGCGCCTCGGAGCGCTTCTGGAAGGAGCGGTCGCCCGTGGCCAGCGCCTCGTCGATGAGAAGGACGTCGTGGTCCTTGGCGGCGGCGATGGAGAAGCGCAGCCGGGCGGCCATGCCGGAGGAGTAGGTGCGCATCGGCAGGGTGATGAAGTCGCCCTTCTCGTTGATGCCGGAGAAGTCGACGATCTCCTGGTAGCGCTCCCGGACCTGCTCGCGGGACATGCCCATGGCCAGCCCGCCGAGATGGACGTTGCGTTCGCCCGTCAGATCGTTCATCAGGGCGGCGTTGACGCCGAGCAGGGAGGGCTGGCCGCCGGTGTAGATCCGGCCGTTCTCCACCGGGAGCAGTCCGGCGACGGCCTTGAGCAGGGTCGACTTGCCCGAGCCGTTGGTGCCGATCAGGCCGATGGCCTCGCCCCGGTAGGCGACGAAGGACACGTTCCGCACCGCGTGCACCCTGCGCACGCCCCGTGCCGCGTCGTCCTTGCCCCGCCGGAGCATGCGGCTCAGCGCCGCCGTGGCGCTGCCCTTGCCGCCCTTGGTCCCGTTGACCCGGTAGACGATGTCGACGCCGTCGGCGATGACGGTGGGGATCTTCTCGCCGGTGTTTCCGGCGTTGACAGTGTTGTCAGCCACGACCGTAGGTCTCCTCGGCCTTCCAGAAGTAGACGAAACCGATCACCCCGGCCAGCAGCGCCCAGCCCACCGCGAACGCCCACACATGCGGCGGCAGATACGAGGACCCGTACCCGTCGATCAACGCGAACCGCACCAGATCCATGTAGACCGCCGCCGGATTCCACTGCAGCACGTCGGCCAGCCAGCCCGGCACGTTCTTGCCCTCCAGCATCGCCGGCAGGCTGAACATCACCCCCGAGGCGTACATCCAGGTCCGCAGCACGAACGGCATCAGCTGGGCCAGATCCGGCGTCCGGCTGCCCAGCCGGGCGAAGACCAGCGCCAGCCCGGTGTTGAAGACGAACTGCAGCCCCAGCGCGGGCACCACCAGCAGCCAGGACAGCGCCGGCAGGCTGCCGAACGCCACCACCACCGCCACCAGCACCACCATCGAGAACAACAGCTGCTGCAGCTGCTGCAACGCGAAGGAGACCGGCAGCGCGGCGCGCGGGAAGTGCAGCGCCCGCACCAGCCCCAGGTTCCCGGAGATCGCCCGCACCCCGGCCAGCACCGAACTCTGGGTGAAGGTGAACACGAACACCCCGGTCACCAGGAACGGCACGTAGATCTCGTGCGGGATGCCCTTCCGGGCGCCCAGCAGCAGCCCGAAGATGAAGAAGTACACCGCCGCGTTCAGCAGCGGGGTCGCCACCTGCCACAGCTGGCCCAGCTTGGCCTGGCTGTACTGCGCGGTCAGCTTCGCCCGGGAGAAGGCCAGGATGAAGTGCCGCCGCGCCCACAGCTGACGGAGGTACTCGGCCGGCGACGGCCGGGCACCGCTGACCGTCAGCCCGTACCGGGCGGCGAGCGCGGGGAGGTCGTCCTCGACCGGGACCGGGCGGACCGGTGGGGAAGGCGGTGTGTGGAGGGCCTGACTCACATCCGCTTCTTTCGCTAGGGGGCGGGGGTGGGGTGGCGGCGATGCGATGCCGTGTTCCGCCCGGTGTTCCCCCGCACGCCTTCGCGCGTTCACTTACGTCGGGACGGGACCGTATCGTCGCAACGCGAGCGTAGGGCGAACGCGCGTCGGAACGCAACCGTTCCGTCCCGGCGGCCAGGGGTGCGGCGCCGCTCTGTGCCGGACCGGTGTACGTATCTGCGTCAGAACGGACCCGTATCGTCGTCACGCCCTATGCTGGGCCCCATGACGACCAACGCCGACGAGCCCCAGCCGCGTCCGCGCCGCAGGGCCCCCGCCGGGGCCGCCGTCCTGCGGGAGGATGTGACGGAGGCCATCCGGGCGGCCGTCTTCGAGGAACTCGCGGCCGTCGGCTACGCGCGGATGTCCATCGAGGGGATCGCGCGCCGCGCGGGCGTCGGCAAGACCGCGGTGTACCGCCGCTGGCGCTCCAAACTGCACCTGGTCCTCGACCTGGTCTCCGCCATCGCCGTGCAGGGGCTGCCCGCGCCGGACACCGGCTCCCTGGAGGGCGACCTGCGGCTGCTGTACGAGGTCACCTCGCGCGCCCTGCGCCACCCCGTCGCCTCGCAGATCCTCCCCGACCTCCAGGCCGAGGCCGCCCGCAACCCCGACATCGCCGAGGCACTCCGGAAGGCGCTGCGGGAGGGCCAGGACGGGGTCGCCCGGGGCGTCGTCACGGCGGCGCAGGAGCGGGGCGAGGTCCGCCCCGGCGTCGACCACGCCCTGGCCCTCGACCTGATCTCCGGCCCCCTGTACTGGCGCTCGGTGGTCATCCGCAACCCGAAACTCCCGAAGGGCTACCTGCCCGCCCTGGCCCGCGCCACGACGGAGGCCCTCAAAGCGCTGTGAGCGGGCGCGGTCACTCCGGCGGGTGGAGGCGGAGCCAGCCCTGCCAGGCTGAGGTGATCATGTCGTCGACGGTGTGGCGGGCCTTCCAGCCGAGTTCGGTGGCGGCGCGGTCGGCGGAGGCGACGACGCTCGCCGGGTCGCCGGGGCGGCGGGGGGCGACCGTGGGCGGCAGGTCGTGGCCGGTGAGGGCGTTGATGCGGTCGATCATGCCCCGGACGGAGACGCCCTCGCCGCGGCCGATGTTGAGGGTGAGGTCCCGGCCGGGGGCGGCGCGCAGGGCGCGGGCCGCGGCCGTGTGGGCCTCGGCCAGGTCGACCACGTGGATGTAGTCGCGGACACAGGTGCCGTCCGGGGTCGGGTAGTCGTCGCCGAAGATGCGCGGGGGCGCTTGCGCGGTGAGTTTCTCGAAGACCATGGGGACGAGGTTGGAGACGCCCGTGTCGGCGAGTTCCGGGCTCGCGGCGCCCGCCACGTTGAAGTAGCGCAGGGAGGCCGTGGACAGGCCGGTGGCCCGGCCCGTCGCGCGGACCAGCCACTCGCCGGCCAGTTTCGTCTCCCCGTACGGGGACATCGGCGCGCAGGGGGTGTCCTCGGTCACCAGCTCGGCGGCGGTCTCCGGCATGCCGTACACCGCGGCCGAGGACGAGAGGACGAAGGACGACACGGCACTGGCCGCCGTCACCGCCTCCAGCAGGACGCGCAGGCCCTCGACGTTCTCCCGGTAGTAGAGCAGGGGCAGTTCCACCGACTCGGCGACCTGCTTCTTCGCCGCCAGGTGGACGACGCCGGTGACCTCGTGGTCGGCGAGGGCGCGGGCCACCCGCTCGCCGTCCAGGGTCGAGCCGACCACCAGCGGCACTCCGTCCGGCACCCGGTCGGGGACGCCGGTGGACAGGTCGTCGTAGACCACCGTCCGCTCGCCCGCCTCGGTCATCGCCCGTACGACGTGCGCCCCGATGTAGCCGGCGCCGCCGGTGATCAACCAGGTCATGTGCGGACGTCCCCTCGTCGTTCGTCGGCCGTGGTGGGTGGTCGGTCCCCGCCGGCTCTCCCCGATCCTAGTGAAGCAGGCGCCTCAGTCTCCCGCGTACGACCGAAGCGGCACCGTGTGCGCCGCTCGCGACCCGCAGTGCCAGCGCGCCCGAGTGGGTGGCGTACGGCCGGACCAGCACCACGCCGTGCCGGGCGCTCGGCACCGCGCGGCGGCGCAGCAGACCGGGGCCCGCACACGCGTGCGCGGTGACCTCGCGGCTCGAGCCGTCGCCGAAGCGCACCCGCAGGCGCAGGTCCCAGGCGCCGGCGCCGAGCGCGGCCAGCCGGGCCGGCCGTACGGTCGTCTCCGCGGACCAGCCGCCCCCGGCCGCCGCCCGCAGCGGCACCGTGCACGCCCTCCTGCCGCCGCCGTCCCGGTGCCGCCACTCGATCTCCAGCTCCGAGGGGTGCGCCCGCTCCAGCAGGCCGTACAGCTCGTGCAGGTGAAGGTGCAGGCGGGCGGTACGGGTGCGGGGGCGCAGCTCCGCGTCGACGGCGAGCGGCAGCCGGGTCACGGGGCGGGCCGGCAGGGGCTCCAGGGTGACCCCGGGCAGGTCGGCGGACCAGCAGGGCGTGCCGTCCGCCGCGCGGGGGTAGGGCGGGCACAGCCGGGCCGGGCGGCCCGCCAGTTCCTGGAGGCGGGGCAGGTCGCGGGGCTCGGGGGAGGCCAGCAGGACCCGGCCGATCAGCCGGCCGGGCGCGACCGGGTCGCGGGCCCAGTCGGCCGCGTCGTACTCGGCGAGGAACGCGCGGGTGTGCGCCCACCACGCGCGCCGGTGGTCCGCGTCGTGCAGCCGCAGCTCCCGCACGTACATGCGCAGCTCGTGGTCGAGGAACTTGGCCCGCGCCGCCCGCGCCAGCTCCTTCTGCCCGGCGGCCAGCAGGATCTCGTACGCCGTGCGGCACGCGTGGGTGCGGTCCCGCCAGTTGTCGAGGCCCGCGCGGTCCAGCGAGATCGACAGCCGCCGGGCGGACCGGCGCACCTGCCAGACGTAGACCCGGTCCGGGACCAGGGCGATGCGCGGGGCGGCGGCCCACAGGCGCGCGGTGAAGACGAAGTCCTCGTAGGGGAAGTGCCCCTCGGGGAAGCGGATGTCGTGTGCGCGCAGGAACGCCGTCGCGTAGAGCTTGTTGACGCAGAGGGTGTCGTGCACCAGGCGGGGGCGCCGGGCGGGGTGCGGGAGCACCCGGGGCGCCGCGTACAGGCCGGGCTGCCACGGCACCTCGCGCCCCGACGGCAGCTCGCGGCGCACGCACAGCCCGCCGGTGACGTCCGCGTCCGCCGCGCCCGCCGCGCCGAGGAGCGCGTCCACGGCACCGGGCGGGAGGACGTCGTCGCTGTCCAGGAACATCACGTACGGCGAGGTCGCCGCGGAGAGCCCGGTGTTGCGCGGGGAGCCGCAGCCGCCGCTGTTGGCGCGGTGCCGGATCAGCCGGAGGCGGGGTTCGGTCCCGGCCAGCCGGGCGAGCAGGCCCGCGCTGCCGTCCGTCGAACAGTCGTCGACGGCCACGACCTCGCGCACGGCCGGCCCCTGCCCGAGCGCCGAGTGCACGGCGTCGGTCACATGGGCGGCGTCGTCGTGGCCTATCACCACGACGGTGACGCCGGTGGCGGCGGTCCGGTGGGGGTGCATAGGCGTCCCCTGGGGCTCGGGTGACTGGTCACTGACCTTTTGCCCGTTAACAGGTGGTTCGTACCCCCGTGCCCGTCGGCACTGTGCCGCGGCGGCGCTGCGGCTGCCGTCAGGCGCCGTTCGCCGCCGCCGTGTCCAGTGCGGCGGTGAGTCGGTCGAGGCGGGCCCGCAGGGACTGGATCTCGTCGATCCCGAAGCCGGTCGCGGCGACGATCCGGCGCGGGACGTCCTGGGCCCGCTCGCGCAGCGCGGTGCCCTCCTCGGTGGGCCGCACCTCCACCGAGCGCTCGTCGCGCGTGCTGCGCTCCCTGCACACCAGGCCGGCCGCCTCCAGCCGCTTGAGCAGCGGGGACAGGGTGCCGGAGTCGAGCCGCAGGTGTTCGCCGAGCTTCTTGACGGGCAGCGTGCCGTGCTCCCAGAGGGCCAGCATCACCAGGTACTGGGGGTAGGTGAGGCCGAGGTCCTTGAGGACCACCCGGTACACGCCGTTGAAGGCGCGCGAGGTGGCGTGCAGGGAGAAGCAGATCTGTTGGTCGAGGCGGAGCCAGTCGTCGGCGGAACCGGGCGGTGGGGCACCGGCCGGTTCCGTGGCCGGCGAGGGGTTCGGGGTCGGCGTCATGGCTCCAGGGTAGCTCTTTCGAGCCATTTGATTGTGCGCAACTGAATTGCGTGCTCTACTTGTGGTCGTACGGCGGTCGGGGTCCTCGGAGACGGAGGGCCGGCCGCCCGGCCACGACTCGAGAGGGAAGGTTTCCCATGGACGCGCTCTACACCGCTGTCGCCACCGCCACCCACGGCCGCGAGGGCCGCGCCGTCACCTCCGACGGCAAGCTGGACCTCGGTCTCAGCGCCCCCGTGGAGCTGGGCGGCAGCGGCGAGGGCACCAACCCGGAGCAGCTGTTCGCCGCCGGTTACGCGGCCTGCTTCGGCAGCGCCCTCGGCCTGGTCGGCCGGGCGGCGAAGGTCGACGTCAGCGAGGCCGCGGTGACCGCCGAGGTCGGCATCGGCAAGGAGGGCGAGGGCTTCGCGCTCGCCGTGACGCTGCGCGTCGAGCTGCCCGACACGGTGGACGAGGAGA contains these protein-coding regions:
- a CDS encoding ABC transporter ATP-binding protein yields the protein MADNTVNAGNTGEKIPTVIADGVDIVYRVNGTKGGKGSATAALSRMLRRGKDDAARGVRRVHAVRNVSFVAYRGEAIGLIGTNGSGKSTLLKAVAGLLPVENGRIYTGGQPSLLGVNAALMNDLTGERNVHLGGLAMGMSREQVRERYQEIVDFSGINEKGDFITLPMRTYSSGMAARLRFSIAAAKDHDVLLIDEALATGDRSFQKRSEARIRELRKEAGTVFLVSHSNKSIRDTCERVLWLERGELRMDGPTDEVLKEYEAFTGGPDKARKPKPKPKPEAATEPKTGIEPKTGTDPKAPTAPTTVTDPEAATAPS
- a CDS encoding TetR/AcrR family transcriptional regulator; its protein translation is MTTNADEPQPRPRRRAPAGAAVLREDVTEAIRAAVFEELAAVGYARMSIEGIARRAGVGKTAVYRRWRSKLHLVLDLVSAIAVQGLPAPDTGSLEGDLRLLYEVTSRALRHPVASQILPDLQAEAARNPDIAEALRKALREGQDGVARGVVTAAQERGEVRPGVDHALALDLISGPLYWRSVVIRNPKLPKGYLPALARATTEALKAL
- the galE gene encoding UDP-glucose 4-epimerase GalE, which produces MTWLITGGAGYIGAHVVRAMTEAGERTVVYDDLSTGVPDRVPDGVPLVVGSTLDGERVARALADHEVTGVVHLAAKKQVAESVELPLLYYRENVEGLRVLLEAVTAASAVSSFVLSSSAAVYGMPETAAELVTEDTPCAPMSPYGETKLAGEWLVRATGRATGLSTASLRYFNVAGAASPELADTGVSNLVPMVFEKLTAQAPPRIFGDDYPTPDGTCVRDYIHVVDLAEAHTAAARALRAAPGRDLTLNIGRGEGVSVRGMIDRINALTGHDLPPTVAPRRPGDPASVVASADRAATELGWKARHTVDDMITSAWQGWLRLHPPE
- a CDS encoding bifunctional glycosyltransferase/CDP-glycerol:glycerophosphate glycerophosphotransferase, with product MPELSVIVHGPNTQDHLTGLLASLCSPTALAASGTSPSPDIEVIVAAVGDWARETAERHTPDVQVLPLPDGTSDAAARVAGADLATGRWLHFVPAKDGLPPGGPRTVAEHLARLPDTVDVLLLDHVRSTWHSSGLPSPDGPLLVRAGRADLALDDCARLLRLTPLLGTRVLRAAFWRTHRTRLTAAGAPDGTPFDEPYAARAALLLADRVACLPRVAHEERRLRPAALPPVTPEQRYALVEHYEALLGLAGDRPAVHDVLYELMVGDCLRAFARGGMPEPVAREFFRRASLAAVRHRPEGHRNPVGLEGVRRSLLEEGAYTRYRALRAAHRTRRAAGSAARTGGRRLGTLLGDHHYRRALRRPVDPELAVFSAYWNRGVACNPAAIAAALAELAPWIHPVWVVTAHHAALLPPGTDHVVPGTRRYGEVLATAKYLVNNVNFPDTVVKRPDAVHLQTHHGTPLKRMGVDQMPFPAAARGLDFQALLERVDKWDYSLSGNSHTTRMWQRAYPSRHVSLDYGYPRNDVYYTAGADDVRAIRARLGIAPGRRAVLYAPTHRDYEAGWVPHLDLAALADRLGEETVLLVRGHYFYDGGAGTAGSTSPLTSLRRGGRGARIVDVSSYDPVEDLCLAADLLVTDYSSIMFDYANLDRPLVIHADDWDVYRQTRGVYFDLTAEAPGPVARTQEELTGILTTDAWRDASAAKARAVFRRRFCEYDDGRAAERVVRRVFLGQDEESLPPVLPLEERTPAPDPEEASS
- a CDS encoding ABC transporter permease, encoding MSQALHTPPSPPVRPVPVEDDLPALAARYGLTVSGARPSPAEYLRQLWARRHFILAFSRAKLTAQYSQAKLGQLWQVATPLLNAAVYFFIFGLLLGARKGIPHEIYVPFLVTGVFVFTFTQSSVLAGVRAISGNLGLVRALHFPRAALPVSFALQQLQQLLFSMVVLVAVVVAFGSLPALSWLLVVPALGLQFVFNTGLALVFARLGSRTPDLAQLMPFVLRTWMYASGVMFSLPAMLEGKNVPGWLADVLQWNPAAVYMDLVRFALIDGYGSSYLPPHVWAFAVGWALLAGVIGFVYFWKAEETYGRG
- a CDS encoding glycosyltransferase family 2 protein, with product MKPPAEEHSPREASDAPPVPDVTVTVIVHNDAERLPRAVESVRRQTHRDLEIVVSDDHSTDETPEVARRLVAADPRIRYLRLPYNSGGCSAPRNRALETARAPYLMFLDSDDELPQDAVALLLAAHRERDIDFAMGAIRRVRTDTGRRSTWMPHLVRERRTLDGIEADPRLFFEHLSTGKMYSRAFLDRHGLRFPEGIHYEDQLFSAQAYCLARRFTIVPEPVYLWYITPYAAQESASISNQRHKPANVRDRVHVQHLIDAFLVESGHASLRADKDHKFLKHDVRMYTGDLPHRDDEWLAGFADLLNPYLETLSPGAYARLPRAERVVLQLLRDRRLSEVRQAARGLGHDIAPRQLTVGPDGRAYWGDRIPASAAARAELDLSDLEPDVRPFPTALFRHEITDIARGLGGPVELTVRTYDPALRLPLGPQRATLLLSPGRRRLTVPFRLSLVRPGVFEGRVGLDPAAASLPLGGFAGVRHPLLRLTLRGQGNTGPLLAPLAFAPFTARVPYRRGTAPHRVTVEPEGHGAGRLQIRWEPVGVTARVIRPAVRRLARPVANALGR